One part of the Arabidopsis thaliana chromosome 4, partial sequence genome encodes these proteins:
- a CDS encoding Ribosomal protein L19 family protein (Ribosomal protein L19 family protein; FUNCTIONS IN: structural constituent of ribosome; INVOLVED IN: translation, ribosome biogenesis; LOCATED IN: ribosome, intracellular; CONTAINS InterPro DOMAIN/s: Ribosomal protein L19 (InterPro:IPR001857); BEST Arabidopsis thaliana protein match is: Ribosomal protein L19 family protein (TAIR:AT5G11750.1); Has 7944 Blast hits to 7944 proteins in 2668 species: Archae - 0; Bacteria - 5364; Metazoa - 112; Fungi - 56; Plants - 151; Viruses - 0; Other Eukaryotes - 2261 (source: NCBI BLink).) → MQSIRGSTRLLQRHRFSISNTLRFTSSSSCGSWSENESRKLGFDSCPSSRAATYLISSLKNAGFSSSAIPKQNFTYASRCFSTTGDSSVQGSPESDCVVPQRIKFKRLDKTAKHIMQIVDKEAVEEVRSLREIPEIKPGYIVQLKVEVPENKRRVSIVKGVVIARRNAGLNSTFRIRRLVAGVGVESMFPLYSPNLREIKVVDKKKVRRAKLYYLRDKVNALKKH, encoded by the exons ATGCAATCGATTCGTGGCAGTACACGGTTGCTTCAGAGGCATCGTTTCTCCATCTCCAACACTCTTcgtttcacttcttcttcttcttgtggaaGCTGGTCTGAAAATGAATCCAGAAAACTAGGGTTTGATTCTTGCCCTTCTAGCAGAGCTGCGACATATCTCATTAGCTCGTTGAAAAATGCAGGCTTTTCCTCTTCAGCTATACCT aaacaaaactttacgTATGCGTCGAGGTGTTTTTCCACCACTGGAGATTCTTCTGTTCAAGGATCTCCTGAGTCAGATTGTGTTGTGCCTCAGAGAATCAAGTTTAAGCGGCTTGATAAAACCGCTAAGCATATAATGCAG ATTGTAGACAAGGAAGCGGTTGAGGAAGTGAGATCTCTTAGAGAGATTCCTGAGATAAAGCCCGGTTACATTGTGCAGCTAAAAGtg gAAGTGCCTGAGAACAAGAGACGTGTATCAATCGTGAAAGGCGTCGTCATAGCAAGGCGTAATGCTGGTCTGAACTCAACATTTAGAATTAGAAGGCTTGTTGCTGGAGTGGGCGTTGAATCCATGTTCCCCTT GTATTCCCCAAACCTGAGGGAGATTAAGGTGGTGGACAAGAAGAAAGTAAGAAGAGCCAAGCTATATTACCTCAGGGACAAGGTGAATGCTCTTAAGAAGCATTAA